In a genomic window of Methanogenium sp. S4BF:
- a CDS encoding methanogenesis marker 15 protein, which yields MSEQPVRVAQLSCGPEHSGVQKEIYDAAAAVNAEMFFPDVTLADIRRSYDAFGLEARSGDLKLAIARAMALVEGKVEADAVFIATCFRCAEAAIVRNELRRYIHEHSDLPVVSYSFTERTTSGTLLTRMEALTTIARRRALLAREVQTGTTMGIDSGSATTKAVIMQDNKIIGTGWMPTTEVMDSANGVIEAALKEAGLEMADIEALGTTGYGRYLIGKKLGADLIQEELTVNSKGAVYLADRQRGEATVIDIGGMDNKAISVQDGIPGTFTMGGICAGASGRFLEMTAKRIGVDITDLGQIAMKGISKTVPMNSYCIVFGTQSLVNALAEGNSKEDVAAAACRSVAEQVFEQQLQEVDIKEPVIMVGGTSLIEGLVHEMGELLQTNILVPHHSQYIGAVGSALLASGFIEEK from the coding sequence ATGAGTGAGCAGCCGGTCCGTGTTGCACAGCTCTCCTGCGGGCCCGAACACAGCGGCGTCCAAAAAGAGATCTATGATGCTGCTGCGGCAGTCAATGCCGAGATGTTCTTCCCGGATGTGACACTCGCCGACATCCGCCGGTCCTATGATGCATTCGGTCTTGAAGCCCGCTCCGGGGATTTGAAACTCGCCATCGCCCGTGCGATGGCCCTGGTTGAGGGAAAAGTAGAGGCTGATGCAGTCTTTATTGCCACCTGTTTCCGCTGTGCGGAGGCAGCTATCGTCCGGAATGAACTGCGGCGCTATATCCATGAACACTCTGATCTCCCGGTTGTGAGTTATTCCTTTACCGAACGGACTACCTCAGGGACACTCCTCACCCGGATGGAGGCACTCACCACCATCGCACGAAGGAGAGCACTTCTCGCCCGCGAGGTGCAGACAGGAACAACGATGGGCATCGATTCGGGGTCGGCAACAACAAAAGCAGTCATTATGCAGGATAATAAGATCATCGGCACCGGCTGGATGCCCACCACAGAAGTGATGGATAGTGCCAATGGGGTCATTGAAGCCGCCCTGAAGGAGGCCGGCCTTGAAATGGCGGATATTGAAGCTCTTGGCACCACCGGATACGGCAGGTATCTCATCGGGAAAAAACTGGGAGCCGACCTCATTCAGGAAGAGCTGACGGTCAATTCGAAAGGTGCGGTATATCTGGCTGACCGGCAGCGCGGTGAGGCAACGGTGATCGACATCGGTGGAATGGACAACAAGGCGATTTCCGTCCAGGACGGCATCCCCGGCACGTTCACCATGGGCGGCATCTGTGCCGGTGCGTCCGGACGGTTCCTGGAGATGACGGCCAAACGAATCGGCGTCGACATCACTGATCTGGGCCAGATTGCAATGAAAGGGATCTCAAAGACCGTGCCCATGAACAGTTACTGTATCGTCTTTGGCACCCAGAGTCTTGTGAATGCACTGGCTGAAGGCAATTCGAAAGAAGATGTGGCCGCAGCAGCATGCCGGAGTGTGGCAGAACAGGTCTTTGAGCAGCAGCTTCAGGAAGTCGATATTAAAGAGCCGGTCATCATGGTCGGCGGCACATCACTCATTGAGGGGCTGGTTCATGAGATGGGAGAGCTGCTTCAGACCAACATCCTTGTCCCGCACCATTCACAGTATATCGGGGCTGTCGGGTCGGCCCTCCTTGCATCCGGGTTTATTGAGGAGAAGTGA
- a CDS encoding methanogenesis marker 5 protein, translating to MAKVFIFPATSLVLSDMVERWGHEALGAATGIRERIQTASLDSPPLQMTPEDPKKGLKYAAVEVPCGVRGRMSLYGPMIEEADAAIIINDADLSFGCMGCARTNELVMFMVRQRKGMPVLDIKYPQTDDEGVAFVTQIKEFLTGLEGESDE from the coding sequence ATGGCAAAAGTGTTTATTTTCCCTGCAACGAGCCTTGTGCTCTCAGATATGGTTGAGAGATGGGGCCATGAGGCACTGGGGGCAGCGACCGGAATCCGGGAACGAATCCAGACTGCAAGCCTGGACTCACCTCCCCTGCAGATGACACCGGAAGACCCGAAGAAGGGCCTGAAATACGCCGCGGTTGAGGTGCCCTGCGGCGTCAGGGGGAGAATGTCCCTCTACGGGCCGATGATTGAAGAGGCTGATGCTGCGATAATCATCAATGATGCAGACCTCTCATTCGGGTGCATGGGATGCGCCCGCACAAATGAACTGGTGATGTTCATGGTGCGCCAGCGAAAAGGGATGCCTGTACTCGACATCAAATATCCGCAAACGGATGATGAAGGAGTCGCATTTGTAACCCAGATCAAAGAGTTCCTCACAGGACTTGAAGGTGAGAGCGATGAGTGA
- a CDS encoding methanogenesis marker 6 protein → MSTKEYIPTYVGTITKYVFIDSPDVTPQTLAIRAYEISDGLMIKETCFGLQVTGDPEKVKKLITELRTVDPAHIFVKDRGFPPGDPRRCRANLGGARPGYYGHEFENGLLRFISHGLEELEKNTPPVKRLGKKKLDEGKVPLNRLVEIIKNEEA, encoded by the coding sequence ATGAGCACAAAGGAATATATTCCCACATATGTGGGCACAATTACCAAGTACGTCTTCATTGATTCACCTGACGTCACACCACAAACACTTGCCATACGTGCATATGAAATCTCAGACGGGCTGATGATCAAAGAGACCTGTTTCGGACTGCAGGTGACAGGTGATCCTGAAAAAGTGAAGAAACTTATCACTGAGCTGCGTACGGTTGATCCGGCCCATATCTTTGTCAAAGACCGTGGGTTTCCTCCCGGTGATCCACGCCGGTGCCGTGCAAACCTGGGCGGCGCACGGCCGGGATATTACGGCCATGAATTTGAGAACGGACTCTTACGGTTCATCTCACATGGCCTTGAGGAACTGGAGAAGAACACACCACCGGTGAAGCGATTAGGGAAGAAGAAACTGGATGAAGGAAAGGTACCCCTGAACAGATTAGTTGAGATCATCAAAAACGAGGAGGCATAA
- a CDS encoding methanogenesis marker 3 protein translates to MTEIRLDGERLEVPEGTLLGDLIPGHPTECSVAVIRPADTTSAATRNIRVTTTAGEIVIEMNDDIPSILQKIISAGAPDTGTHPEIMILKWADRQAASFGPFPTNYIPERSPHRYDRGDVILGCGGYDPGQSYLLFSKAPHIADHGAAGGGGIIGRIVSGMSVLEEWKPKDAITSMERIVQSADTSNAFTTTARDVVLEDGMSIITCVRARAAGYRNGEIDTTRAQSVEHLLLTYRTGRYHVSLDASTHVRDDRMRESEVFYEGEPHSRFEGTITTRVSGRNRGSVFIYTDDIAGSPNHTAVGSVEHGIELAHIAGHGETFLFTVEPGQFDIRGMALSDAKAVAENRGITLNTDDETGERIVISQAPETTLEVLAGNEVSVTTIPATQVISVELFDDKAPLSCYIFRSVTGLRWHEIGEMPLIMHFEDVSLFQPRIKKGTNINKENTPEGSVPANMLAITNDSRKSAGLIGCRTTENSEFGPTSEPFEGTNIIGRVCEPEKLPALKEGSIVYIREVTR, encoded by the coding sequence ATGACAGAGATCCGCCTCGATGGCGAGAGGCTGGAGGTACCGGAAGGAACACTGCTCGGGGATCTCATCCCCGGGCATCCCACTGAGTGTAGTGTTGCGGTGATCCGCCCGGCGGACACCACATCTGCAGCCACACGCAATATTCGTGTTACAACGACCGCAGGAGAGATAGTCATCGAAATGAACGATGACATACCATCTATTTTACAGAAAATCATCTCTGCGGGTGCCCCTGATACCGGAACACATCCAGAGATAATGATACTAAAATGGGCTGACCGGCAGGCAGCATCATTTGGCCCGTTTCCTACGAATTATATACCGGAACGGTCCCCCCACCGCTATGACCGTGGGGATGTGATCCTCGGATGTGGGGGATATGACCCCGGACAATCATACCTGCTCTTTTCAAAGGCACCCCACATCGCTGACCACGGCGCCGCAGGCGGAGGGGGCATCATTGGCAGAATTGTCTCAGGAATGTCGGTGCTGGAGGAATGGAAACCAAAAGATGCGATTACGTCAATGGAACGAATCGTCCAGAGTGCAGACACATCAAATGCCTTCACAACAACAGCCCGGGATGTTGTCCTTGAAGATGGCATGAGTATTATCACCTGCGTCCGTGCACGTGCTGCAGGATACCGGAACGGGGAAATCGACACCACACGGGCACAGAGTGTGGAACACCTGCTCCTGACATACAGAACCGGCCGATACCATGTTTCACTGGATGCAAGCACCCACGTCCGTGATGATCGTATGCGTGAGAGTGAGGTATTCTACGAAGGGGAGCCGCACTCCCGGTTTGAAGGTACGATAACAACGCGGGTCAGCGGAAGAAACCGGGGTTCAGTATTCATCTATACGGATGACATAGCCGGAAGCCCGAATCATACGGCCGTCGGCAGTGTGGAGCACGGCATCGAACTGGCACATATCGCGGGCCACGGCGAGACCTTTCTCTTTACCGTGGAACCGGGACAGTTTGACATCCGTGGCATGGCCCTCTCGGATGCGAAAGCGGTTGCAGAAAACCGGGGCATCACCCTGAATACCGATGATGAAACCGGTGAACGGATTGTCATTTCACAGGCACCGGAAACCACTCTGGAAGTTCTTGCAGGAAATGAGGTCTCTGTTACCACAATTCCGGCCACTCAGGTCATCTCGGTTGAACTCTTTGACGACAAAGCACCACTGAGCTGCTACATATTCCGTTCGGTAACCGGCCTCAGGTGGCATGAAATCGGTGAAATGCCACTGATCATGCATTTTGAGGACGTATCACTTTTCCAGCCGCGAATTAAAAAAGGTACGAATATCAATAAAGAAAATACACCGGAAGGAAGCGTGCCTGCAAATATGCTTGCCATCACCAACGACTCCCGAAAGAGCGCGGGTCTCATCGGCTGCAGAACAACGGAAAACAGTGAATTCGGCCCCACATCAGAACCCTTTGAAGGGACAAATATCATCGGGCGTGTCTGTGAACCGGAGAAACTGCCCGCCCTGAAGGAAGGAAGCATCGTCTATATCAGAGAGGTGACACGATGA
- the atwA gene encoding methyl coenzyme M reductase system, component A2, whose protein sequence is MVPLLTVEDLSMKFDGNTVLNNINFQLAEGEILGIIGRSGAGKTVLMHLIRGVDTPPTTGKIIYHISTCSKCGYVDLRSKEGSTCAKCGGEMVAEDIDLWADENKQKKRSIMVRTAIMFQRTFALYGDDRVIENVLHALSDIGYPGEKAVNRAADLLDEVRLSHRMMHIARDLSGGEKQRVVLARQLAKDPFLLCADEPTGTLDPRIASIVHKMLHNSAVNNNMAMVVSSHFPEVIVDTCNRALLLEEGEIKAIGEPARIISTFMENAHEDSGYRATQLGEQILRARDVSKRYLSVDRGMIKAVDGVSFTVAEREIFGIIGTSGAGKTTLSKMIAGIIEPTDGEMNIRIGDECIDMTKPGIEKRGRAKKYIGLLHQEYDLYPHRSVLDNLTDSIGLEFPKELAMRKAIITLKMAGFTEDKAKGILNRRPGQLSEGEKHRVALAQVLIKEPRIVILDEPTGTMDPITKIDVKHSIVTAREETDETFIVVSHDMEFVRDICDRCILMRGGKIVKIGPTAEVLQELSDKERQIMTTV, encoded by the coding sequence ATGGTGCCTCTACTAACAGTTGAAGACCTGTCCATGAAGTTTGATGGGAATACCGTCCTCAACAATATCAATTTTCAATTAGCAGAGGGTGAGATCCTCGGCATCATCGGACGAAGCGGTGCCGGGAAGACGGTGCTGATGCATCTCATCCGTGGTGTGGATACGCCTCCAACAACGGGCAAAATTATCTACCATATATCGACCTGCAGCAAGTGCGGATATGTTGACCTTAGAAGCAAAGAGGGCAGCACATGCGCAAAATGCGGCGGAGAGATGGTCGCTGAGGACATCGATTTATGGGCAGATGAAAACAAACAGAAGAAACGCAGCATTATGGTCCGGACTGCCATCATGTTCCAGCGGACATTTGCGCTGTACGGTGATGACCGCGTTATCGAGAATGTTCTTCATGCACTCTCAGATATCGGATATCCGGGTGAAAAGGCAGTCAACCGTGCTGCAGATCTTCTGGATGAGGTGCGACTGTCCCACCGGATGATGCATATCGCACGTGATCTCTCCGGTGGAGAGAAACAGCGTGTTGTGCTTGCCCGCCAGCTTGCCAAGGATCCATTCCTCCTCTGTGCTGATGAACCGACAGGAACGCTTGACCCCCGTATTGCATCCATTGTCCATAAGATGCTGCACAATTCAGCAGTCAATAACAATATGGCAATGGTCGTATCCTCACACTTTCCGGAGGTAATTGTCGATACATGTAATCGTGCACTGCTGCTGGAAGAAGGCGAGATAAAAGCCATTGGTGAGCCTGCCCGGATCATCAGCACCTTTATGGAAAATGCTCATGAGGACAGTGGTTACAGAGCGACTCAACTTGGAGAACAGATACTCCGGGCACGCGATGTTTCCAAACGGTATCTCTCAGTTGACAGAGGTATGATCAAGGCCGTTGACGGAGTCTCATTTACGGTCGCAGAACGGGAAATCTTCGGTATTATCGGAACATCCGGTGCAGGGAAAACAACCCTTTCCAAGATGATTGCAGGCATTATCGAACCGACAGACGGGGAAATGAATATCCGCATCGGTGATGAATGCATCGACATGACCAAGCCCGGTATCGAAAAGCGTGGCCGGGCGAAAAAATACATCGGCCTTCTCCACCAGGAATATGATCTCTATCCTCACCGGAGCGTTCTGGACAACCTGACCGATTCCATCGGTCTTGAATTCCCCAAGGAACTGGCAATGCGCAAGGCAATCATCACGCTGAAGATGGCCGGATTTACGGAAGATAAGGCAAAAGGGATTCTCAACCGTCGTCCGGGACAGCTTTCCGAAGGTGAAAAGCACCGTGTTGCCCTTGCTCAGGTTCTTATCAAGGAGCCAAGAATCGTCATTCTCGATGAACCGACCGGAACCATGGACCCAATCACCAAGATCGATGTAAAACACTCAATTGTGACGGCCCGTGAAGAAACAGATGAAACATTTATTGTAGTCTCCCACGACATGGAATTTGTACGCGATATCTGTGACAGGTGCATTCTCATGCGAGGCGGAAAGATCGTCAAGATCGGACCGACTGCTGAGGTGCTCCAGGAACTCTCAGATAAAGAGCGGCAAATTATGACAACCGTCTAA
- a CDS encoding HAD family hydrolase translates to MTTAVVFDSAGTLLHTYRVLKDVTNGTVHKNVETITLTASCKERALILLYLHSREIINEDPTRLLSGYLSENSIDFGISCTCKAVTADYIRDLLYNDTHATIGDLQGCIRTVWAACKKEAVVALNSGVMLNGNLGGIEYVITAGGRPFSRARETIHDLQARGIATYIASGDRTKKLMKMADYLGVPQDNTHGVATPAIKEQVVEDLKRQYDTVVMVGDGINDLRAMKKADYAILSLQQNRKKPEPLMKAADFTITSVYEVVHIIDNL, encoded by the coding sequence ATGACAACAGCAGTTGTCTTTGACAGTGCAGGCACCCTTCTGCATACATACCGGGTGCTGAAAGATGTCACGAACGGCACTGTCCATAAGAATGTAGAGACTATTACACTTACCGCCTCCTGCAAAGAACGCGCACTGATTCTGCTCTATCTCCATTCACGCGAGATTATCAATGAGGATCCCACACGCCTGCTCTCCGGGTACCTGAGTGAGAACAGCATCGATTTTGGCATCTCCTGCACCTGCAAGGCGGTCACTGCCGATTATATCCGCGATCTCCTGTACAATGACACCCATGCAACAATAGGCGACCTGCAGGGGTGCATACGGACTGTCTGGGCTGCATGCAAAAAAGAGGCCGTGGTTGCACTCAACTCGGGAGTGATGCTAAATGGCAATCTGGGAGGCATTGAATATGTAATTACGGCAGGTGGACGACCGTTTTCACGTGCGCGTGAGACAATCCATGACCTGCAGGCACGGGGTATTGCCACATACATCGCTTCCGGCGACCGGACAAAAAAGCTGATGAAGATGGCCGACTACCTCGGCGTGCCGCAGGACAATACGCATGGTGTTGCCACCCCCGCGATTAAAGAACAGGTGGTTGAAGACCTAAAACGGCAGTATGACACCGTAGTGATGGTAGGAGACGGAATTAATGATTTACGGGCCATGAAAAAGGCGGATTATGCAATTCTTTCACTCCAGCAGAACAGAAAAAAACCTGAACCCCTGATGAAAGCTGCAGACTTCACCATCACATCCGTGTATGAAGTTGTGCATATTATTGACAATCTCTAA
- a CDS encoding ribose 1,5-bisphosphate isomerase codes for MVLTKTADDISSMRVRGAGRIARTAAAALQEYGASLDCKTLAAFTGEMEKAAEILCGTRPTAVSLPNAVRYVMQGVRRAATLEDAQRALNDRAAEFIRESYAAVEKIAEIAARQIPDDAVIMTHCNSEAAIACIVRAHQQGKVREVYATEVRPRNQGYITIQMLSDAGIPVNFIVDSAARMFMPKVDLVITGTDAVTANGAVVNKIGTSQIALCAHEARKSFIVAAETYKFAPRTILGERIPIEWRPAEEVTGSERKLPAHVTVKNPAFDVTPPAYVDLIVTEIGAFAPSYAPVVIRDHLGWDISEFQKDYAYSHHYGE; via the coding sequence ATGGTTCTCACAAAGACTGCTGATGACATCTCCTCAATGCGGGTACGGGGAGCCGGGCGAATTGCCCGTACGGCTGCCGCCGCCCTTCAGGAGTACGGGGCATCACTTGACTGTAAAACCCTTGCAGCATTCACCGGTGAAATGGAAAAAGCAGCAGAAATTCTCTGCGGAACGCGTCCGACGGCTGTTTCTCTGCCGAATGCTGTCCGGTATGTGATGCAGGGCGTCCGGAGGGCCGCAACGCTTGAAGATGCACAGCGTGCATTAAATGACCGCGCTGCAGAATTTATCCGTGAGTCTTATGCAGCTGTTGAAAAGATTGCAGAAATAGCTGCACGGCAGATTCCTGATGACGCTGTTATTATGACGCACTGCAACTCTGAAGCGGCCATTGCCTGTATTGTCCGTGCCCATCAACAGGGCAAGGTGCGAGAGGTATATGCAACGGAAGTGCGTCCGCGCAATCAGGGATATATTACGATTCAGATGCTCTCCGATGCTGGTATTCCGGTCAACTTTATTGTTGACTCTGCAGCCCGGATGTTTATGCCGAAGGTTGATCTGGTTATCACAGGAACTGATGCAGTCACTGCAAACGGGGCGGTTGTGAACAAAATAGGGACGTCACAGATTGCACTCTGTGCACATGAAGCCCGAAAATCGTTTATCGTTGCTGCTGAGACCTATAAATTTGCACCACGCACGATTCTTGGTGAACGAATACCGATTGAATGGCGTCCGGCAGAGGAAGTGACCGGAAGTGAAAGGAAGCTTCCTGCCCATGTCACGGTGAAAAACCCGGCATTTGACGTAACACCGCCTGCTTATGTGGATCTCATTGTAACAGAGATTGGTGCATTTGCCCCTTCGTATGCCCCGGTTGTCATCCGTGATCACCTGGGGTGGGATATCAGTGAATTCCAAAAAGACTATGCATACAGTCACCATTATGGAGAATGA